The Oryctolagus cuniculus chromosome 5, mOryCun1.1, whole genome shotgun sequence genome includes a region encoding these proteins:
- the LOC100344872 gene encoding butyrophilin subfamily 1 member A1, translating to MFRGLLSHLCPAVPSLFLYAWRKAQLYADWRKERFQAWPVTLDPVSAHSGLALSPDKRSVTWKYTTGKDILCPVWGLEGITSGRCYWEVETRSGVDSWWSLGVCRENVTRTDTDMLTVSPDMGFWVVKRIINNYYARTKSRQALSLRQEPRRVGIFLDYSEGDVSFYNMTDGSHIFSFSPTSFSGTLFPYFSLRGDVTLSICPTEGRSEGLPVPLSKSPSLEEAVRPPGEGLSSGSGVDGAPPGAESPLLP from the exons ATGTTCCGTGGTCTCCTGTCCCACCTGTGTCCAGCTGTCCCCTCCTTGTTTCTGTATG CCTGGAGGAAGGCGCAGCTGTATGCTG ACTGGCGGAAGGAACGGTTCCAGGCCT GGCCTGTCACTCTGGATCCAGTGTCCGCCCATAGTGGTCTTGCCCTCTCTCCTGACAAGAGGAGTGTGACCTGGAAGTACACCACTGGGAAGGACATTCTCTGCCCTGTGTGGGGCCTTGAGGGTATCACGTCAGGAAGATGTTACTGGGAGGTGGAGACCAGGAGTGGAGTGGACAGCTGGTGGTCTCTGGGGGTCTGTAGGGAGAATGTGACAAGGACAGACACAGACATGCTTACAGTGTCCCCAGATATGGGGTTCTGGGTTGTGAAGAGGATTATCAATAACTATTATGCTAGGACCAAGTCTAGGCAGGCTCTATCCCTTAGACAGGAACCCCGCAGGGTGGGGATTTTCCTGGACTACAGTGAGGGGGACGTCTCCTTCTACAACATGACTGATGGCTCCCATATTTTCTCCTTCTCCCCAACTTCTTTCTCTGGAACCCTCTTTCCATACTTCTCACTCAGGGGAGACGTGACCCTGAGCATCTGCCCCACAGAGGGGCGGTCTgaggggctccctgtgcccctTAGCAAGTCTCCTTCTTTGGAGGAGGCTGTGAggcccccaggggaggggctcagCTCAGGCTCTGGAGTGGATGGAGCTCCCCCAGGGGCTGAGTCTCCATTGCTGCCCTGA